A stretch of Bombina bombina isolate aBomBom1 chromosome 2, aBomBom1.pri, whole genome shotgun sequence DNA encodes these proteins:
- the LOC128648032 gene encoding la-related protein 6-like, whose translation MTSPKFLSQRPHPSSCSLPVEVKPQSFNTSLVLRERNGPLSLQSESDYLDSFDGSFCDPTETLDDSSYEGDNEVPDLKLIRKIVTQVEFYLSDENLSRDAFLLKHVQKNKMGYVSIKLLTSFKKVKYLTRDWRKTLYALKFSDILEVNEEGTKVRRKTPIPDSLYGLPPTKLLLAWNFMVSEQKNSMEIVTSLFVPFGVISSVRILKPSRDIPCDVKKYVSRYPELAQKVCALVEYENMESAKKALEALNGKLFSTNDDDLKVIPVNGRGSHKKSVTDADEMEDSDLPDKKHLKKQNRIFERLPYNREEASFCSSSESDSTPASPVLVPRYLSALSFSSPGVSFRPLSFSSPHSSPLMARKILTQTQHGSFPLATDLGIAGYPSPGTSPEFRRRIPEQSVDSGIGSPSPWVQRRRAAAQNLRMENRQLPCSPLATNKTSVSLGLPHGILRYPHGPDGSRGFHNSIGRGKLVLRH comes from the exons ATGACTTCTCCAAAGTTTCTGTCTCAAAGACCCCATCCTAGCAGCTGCAGCCTTCCTGTGGAAGTGAAACCTCAGTCATTCAATACCAGTTTGGTGCTACGGGAGAggaatggccctttaagtcttcaATCCGAAAGTGACTACCTTGACAGCTTCGATGG gagTTTTTGTGACCCAACAGAAACCCTAGATGACTCCTCTTATGAAGGGGACAATGAGGTTCCTGACTTAAAGCTCATCCGAAAAATAGTGACCCAAGTGGAGTTCTATCTGTCTGATGAAAACCTTTCTCGTGATGCTTTTCTGCTTAAGCACGTTCAAAAGAATAAAATGGGTTATGTCAGCATAAAACTACTTACCTCTTTCAAAAAG GTAAAGTACTTGACTAGAGACTGGAGAAAAACCTTGTATGCACTAAAATTTTCTGACATACTGGAGGTCAACGAGGAAGGTACTAAAGTAAGGCGGAAAACACCAATACCAGACTCTCTTTATGGACTCCCTCCCACTAAGCTATTGCTGGCTTGGAATTTTATGGTCTCGGAGCAGAAGAACTCCATGGAAATTGTAACATCGCTATTTGTCCCTTTTGGAGTTATCTCATCTGTACGTATTTTAAAACCAAGCAGGGACATACCATGTGATGTCAAGAAGTATGTGTCTAGGTATCCAGAACTGGCCCAAAAGGTCTGTGCTCTAGTAGAATATGAGAATATGGAAAGTGCCAAAAAGGCTCTTGAAGCACTGAATGGAAAATTGTTTTCCACTAATGATGATGATCTCAAGGTTATTCCAGTGAATGGAAGAGGATCCCACAAGAAGAGTGTCACGGACGCTGATGAAATGGAAGACTCTGATTTACCAGACAAGAAGCACCTCAAGAAACAAAACCGAATATTTGAAAGACTACCATATAACAGGGAAGAAGCATCATTCTGCAGTTCATCTGAATCAGATAGCACTCCTGCTTCTCCAGTCTTAGTGCCTAGATATCTCTCTGCACTGTCCTTTTCCAGTCCAGGTGTATCATTCAGACCACTGTCTTTCAGTAGCCCGCATTCTAGCCCTCTGATGGCTCGTAAGATCCTGACCCAAACGCAACATGGCTCTTTCCCCTTAGCAACAGATCTAGGGATTGCAGGATATCCCAGCCCTGGTACAAGTCCTGAATTTAGACGTAGGATTCCAGAGCAATCAGTGGACAGTGGCATTGGTTCCCCAAGTCCTTGGGTGCAACGCCGCAGAGCTGCTGCTCAGAATCTTCGTATGGAGAACAGGCAGTTGCCATGCAGTCCTCTAGCAACAAATAAGACCTCAGTCTCTCTTGGTCTGCCCCATGGTATACTCCGATATCCACATGGTCCAGATGGAAGTAGAGGATTCCACAACAGCATTGGGCGTGGGAAACTAGTGCTAAGGCATTAA